Part of the Phaeodactylum tricornutum CCAP 1055/1 chromosome 5, whole genome shotgun sequence genome is shown below.
aaaccaacttgaagatcccggagcagttacttacgcaaaagacaaaccaacttgaagatcccggagcagttacctacgcaaaagacaaaccaacttgaagatcccggagcaattacttagaaatagtttttggattAATTGTATAAagctaggtatacccctacttctctgggatcttcctgcccttaggaTGTAGCGGGAAAGAATCTCTCATGGAAAGAACCTCTGTTTCATGTCGAAATGAACTAAGAGTAACGCAACTCACAGTAAAGAAATCCGGGGTATCCCTAATTATTTACTTGCATCATTACATACAATAGGATAGGgatcccagaggaattacttacaaagCCACAACGGAGATGAGGGTCCCAGCTAGTTTATTTCGATTACTTTACTGTCAACATAAGTGGTCGTCTCGCAACCCGAAATAATTAAGCTGAATTGTTTCTTTACTGTTCATGTTGAGAATACAGAActactttccttttgttATCAACCCATTTGACACCCTTGTCGCAGTTTTGTTAATAAGCATGTACATGTTCTCTTAGCCTTGTTCGCCCTTTCCGATGTGCTTCCGGCTTCGACCCCGTCGATTGAGTTTGTTCTTTCGCGCGCTTTGCCCATTCTCGTGTTGATGGGGTGCAGGAGATTTTTTATTTAAGTTCTGGTTCCGCGATCCCTTACTTTCGTTGGTATTCATGGAGCCTGTAGCTGGTGCAAATGAGATTACCATCTGCATGCCGTCCTGAAGGGAAAGGGAGAAAAGAACAAAGAAGGGGTGAGAAGGGAAAACCGCCTTCTAATGTCCGAAGTTTGGCGAACGCATGGTTAGGTGGGACGGAACAGACATACCGGGATCCGAAAGCCGGTATCTTCCATCGCAGAAACAGCTGCGGTGACAGCTTTTTTAGAAGGTGGGCGGGGGAGGTTCTGACGCACCGCCTTGGTACCACCCTTGGAATCTTTCGTGACTGTTGCTACTGCCAAAGCCGCTTGCCGGTTTTGACGACGCTGGTCAGCACGTTCTTTGCCGGACATAGTTACCGTAATTTTTCTCCTGCGATTATCCTTCGTCTCCAGGAGCTGCTTAGCGGCACCCGATTTTGCTGTCTGATTCTTTACT
Proteins encoded:
- a CDS encoding predicted protein; this encodes MPLLIPGNFSIGTSSSAEPSSTMGMSLVRLFLNRPFNPLCHLSWNPDDMIAQRRKTEKKTMVLPKKTVSNVDRSIATSRAKRNAAMAARRGIVQNTKPTAMQVEVEVKNQTAKSGAAKQLLETKDNRRRKITVTMSGKERADQRRQNRQAALAVATVTKDSKGGTKAVRQNLPRPPSKKAVTAAVSAMEDTGFRIPDGMQMVISFAPATGSMNTNESKGSRNQNLNKKSPAPHQHENGQSARKNKLNRRGRSRKHIGKGEQG